In the genome of Dermacentor silvarum isolate Dsil-2018 chromosome 1, BIME_Dsil_1.4, whole genome shotgun sequence, one region contains:
- the LOC125942699 gene encoding uncharacterized protein LOC125942699: MDPRKQIRAVATCPVSAVGILLSVWKVSAAVPALKTEFGVEPLWNIWRRRRTSGRCHPDDSLTIRSLCALHQKPIRGKPLMFAFRQDNIEARFQHSHLLHLWSRCSDNGVPVPCG; this comes from the exons atggatccacggaagcagatacgagcagttgcaacgtgcccggtgtcggcggtcggtatactactgtcagtatggaaagtttcag cggctgtccccgccctgaaaaccgagtttggtgtagagccactctggaatatatggaggcgccggaggaccagtggaaggt gtcatccagatgacagcctcacaattcgcagcctttgtgctctccatcagaaacccatcaggggcaagccacttatgtttgccttcagacaagacaacatt gaagcaagattccagcacagccatctcctgcacttatggtcaagatgctcagacaatggagtccctgttccttgtggttaa